A region of the bacterium genome:
ACGATTGACACGGATACAATCCTGGTGAATAATGGTGCTATTGTTGGCTCGGTAACTTATGCTGAAGACCTCAGAACCGCATTTTTTATACCGGATAAACCGTTAGAGATAGTGTAAATAGAAAGGAAAAAGGAAAAAAGGAAATTTTTGTTGACTTGATTGATGAGAAGGAGTATAATGATTT
Encoded here:
- a CDS encoding Ig-like domain-containing protein gives rise to the protein MLYEVANTAPDDGDTKICLGKKIRITFSEEMNRETIDTDTILVNNGAIVGSVTYAEDLRTAFFIPDKPLEIV